In Deltaproteobacteria bacterium, one genomic interval encodes:
- the lipB gene encoding lipoyl(octanoyl) transferase LipB: METVWLGEIPYREALDLQLDYVDRRARRQLPDTLLLLTHPHVFTLGRAGDEANLLVPRDALAREGVSVERVGRGGDITYHGPGQLVGYPIFLMEKPDVHRFVRSVEAALIAALAEFGVDARTLPGLTGVWAGERKIASIGVGIRKWVTYHGFALNVTTDLSWFRRIHLCGLKGREATSIAMEKGSAPPMEAVRNAVSRACGTRLEGFA; the protein is encoded by the coding sequence ATGGAAACCGTCTGGCTGGGGGAGATTCCGTACCGGGAAGCGCTCGACCTCCAGCTCGACTACGTCGACCGGCGCGCGCGGCGGCAGCTCCCCGACACCCTCCTCCTCCTGACGCACCCCCACGTCTTCACCCTCGGAAGGGCCGGGGACGAGGCGAACCTGCTGGTCCCCCGGGACGCGCTGGCGCGGGAGGGCGTGTCCGTCGAGCGGGTGGGCAGGGGCGGCGACATCACCTACCACGGGCCCGGCCAGCTCGTCGGCTACCCCATCTTCCTCATGGAGAAGCCGGACGTCCACCGGTTCGTCCGTTCCGTCGAGGCGGCGCTGATCGCGGCGCTCGCCGAGTTCGGGGTGGATGCGCGCACGCTCCCCGGGCTGACGGGGGTCTGGGCGGGAGAACGGAAGATCGCCTCCATCGGGGTCGGCATCCGGAAGTGGGTCACCTACCACGGCTTCGCGCTGAACGTCACGACCGACCTGTCCTGGTTCCGGCGCATCCACCTCTGCGGCCTGAAAGGGCGCGAAGCGACCTCGATCGCGATGGAGAAGGGGAGCGCCCCGCCGATGGAAGCGGTCCGGAACGCCGTCTCCCGCGCCTGCGGGACGCGCCTCGAGGGATTCGCATGA